One part of the Paroedura picta isolate Pp20150507F chromosome 5, Ppicta_v3.0, whole genome shotgun sequence genome encodes these proteins:
- the PRICKLE1 gene encoding prickle-like protein 1, with amino-acid sequence MEPKVCNLTFGFQRSSTSDDDSGCALEEYAWVPPGLRPDQVQLYFACLSEEKVPYVNSPGEKHRIKQLLYQLPPHDNEVRYCQSLSEEEKKELQIFSSQRKKEALGRGTVKLLSRAVTHTLCEQCDTKINGGEVAVFASRAGPGVCWHPSCFVCSTCNELLVDLIYFYHDGKIHCGRHHAELLKPRCSACDEIIFADECTEAEGRHWHMKHFCCLECETILGGQRYIMKDGRPFCCGCFESLYAEYCETCGEHIGVDHAQMTYDGQHWHATETCFSCAHCKVSLLGSPFLPKQGQIYCSKSCSLGEDVHASDSSDSAFQSARSRDSRRSVRMGKSSRSADQCRQSLLLSPALNYKFPGLSSTADDTLSRKLDDLSLSRQGMGFADEDLWKGRGEQEIPDDPEEWAEHEDYMTQLLLKFGDKGLLQQPVEVNVRANEQWVSESMVKGRTALDQHGYPLELKKNSQSLASKKYQSDMYWAQSQDGLGDSAYGSHPGPASSRKIQELDIEHSATRYKCDQKQWYDNSLERLSDLKQEQCVRDSMDSLALSNITGASVDGEVIARPSLYSLQTYQELEVDDCEKMSNMGTLNSSMLHRSTESLKSLSSELCQGKALPDEKPMHVPVLRRSKSQTKPQQVKFSDDVIDNGNYENLEIRQPPMSERTRRRVYQFEDLGTRQQHRRRKSRKSRSDNALHLAAERKPLPKERLNFYSPQDCDKFIHNKSPHAIRAYTPNPYSPYSRISSDYSMGNHQDQFFGFFGDEEDSWCSSSSSSSDSEEEGYFLGQPIPQPRSVRYPYYTDDLSSPTAELPSSPFGQRATKSKKRKAHKGKNCIIS; translated from the exons ATGGAACCAAAAGTTTGCAACCTGACATTTGGTTTCCAAAGAAGCTCAACATCTGATGATGACTCTGGCTGTGCCTTGGAAGAATATGCCTGGGTGCCTCCAGGTCTTAGACCTGACCAG GTGCAACTATACTTTGCCTGTTTGTCAGAGGAAAAGGTCCCTTATGTTAACAGTCCTGGAGAGAAACACAGAATTAAACAGCTTCTTTATCAGCTACCACCCCATGATAATGAA gttAGGTATTGTCAATCTTTaagtgaagaagaaaagaaggaacttCAGATATTTAGTTCACAGCGTAAGAAGGAAGCACTGGGACGAGGGACAGTCAAATTACTCTCAAGAGCAGTAACGCATACACTTTGTGAGCAG TGTGATACAAAAATAAATGGCGGTGAAGTTGCAGTGTTTGCATCAAGAGCGGGACCTGGAGTATGCTGGCATCCATCCTGTTTTGTATGTTCAACGTGCAATGAACTTCTCGTTGACTTAATCTATTTTTACCATGATGGAAAAATTCATTGTGGTAGACACCATGCTGAACTCCTCAAGCCACGCTGTTCAGCATGTGATGAG ATTATCTTTGCTGATGAATGTACAGAAGCAGAAGGTCGCCACTggcatatgaaacatttttgtTGCCTTGAGTGTGAAACCATCCTTGGAGGACAGAGATATATTATGAAGGATGGACGTCCATTTTGCTGTGGCTGTTTTGAGTCCCTGTATGCAGAATATTGTGAGACTTGTGGGGAACACATAG GAGTTGATCATGCTCAGATGACTTATGATGGACAACACTGGCATGCCACAGAAACTTGCTTTTCATGCGCTCACTGCAAAGTTTCCCTACTTGGCTCTCCTTTCCTTCCCAAGCAAGGACAGATTTATTGCTCTAAGTCATGCAGTCTGGGAGAAGATGTTCATGCCTCTGACTCTTCTGACTCTGCTTTCCAGTCTGCCCGCTCAAGGGACTCCAGGAGGAGTGTTCGCATGGGGAAAAGCAGTCGGTCAGCAGATCAGTGCAGACAGTCCCTTCTCCTGTCCCCAGCTCTGAATTACAAATTCCCTGGTCTGTCAAGCACAGCGGATGACACCCTTTCAAGGAAACTGGATGATTTAagcctttcaaggcaaggaatgGGCTTTGCTGATGAAGACctctggaaaggaaggggagagcaAGAAATTCCAGATGATCCTGAAGAATGGGCTGAACATGAAGACTACATGACTCAGCTGCTCCTGAAGTTTGGTGATAAAGGTCTCTTACAGCAGCCAGTGGAAGTAAATGTTAGAGCAAATGAACAATGGGTTTCTGAAAGCATGGTTAAAGGGAgaactgctttagaccaacacggctacccacttgagttgAAGAAAAATAGCCAGAGCCTAGCAAGTAAGAAATACCAATCGGATATGTACTGGGCTCAGTCCCAAGATGGTTTAGGGGACTCTGCTTATGGGAGCCAcccaggccctgccagcagcaggaaaATCCAAGAGCTGGACATAGAACACAGTGCAACTAGGTATAAATGTGACCAAAAGCAATGGTATGATAATTCACTAGAACGTTTATCAGACCTGAAGCAGGAGCAGTGTGTTAGAGATTCAATGGATTCGCTGGCTTTGTCCAATATTACAG GTGCCTCTGTAGATGGAGAAGTCATAGCAAGACCATCTTTGTATTCCTTGCAAACATACCAAGAGCTGGAGGTAGATGACTGTGAGAAAATGAGTAACATGGGAACCTTGAATTCCTCAATGCTTCACAGGAGTACAGAGTCTCTAAAAAGTTTAAGTTCTGAATTATGCCAAGGCAAGGCACTGCCAGATGAAAAGCCAATGCATGTGCCAGTTCTCAGAAGGTCCAAATCACAGACTAAACCTCAGCAggttaaattttcagatgatgtCATTGATAATGGAAACTATGAGAACCTTGAAATTCGTCAGCCTCCCATGAGTGAAAGGACTCGACGGCGAGTTTATCAGTTTGAAGACCTTGGAACTAGACAACAACATCGACGCAGGAAGAGTAGAAAGTCTAGGTCTGATAATGCACTTCATTTGGCTGCAGAAAGAAAACCCTTGCCAAAAGAAAGACTTAATTTTTATTCCCCTCAAGATTGTGATAAGTTCATTCATAATAAAAGTCCTCATGCTATTCGGGCATATACTCCAAACCCATACAGCCCTTACAGCCGTATTTCATCAGACTATTCAATGGGGAACCATCAAGACCAGTTTTTTGGATTCTTTGGTGATGAGGAGGACTCTTggtgttcatcatcatcatcatcatctgattCAGAAGAGGAAGGTTACTTTTTAGGACAACCCATTCCCCAACCCCGATCAGTAAGATATCCCTATTATACAGATGACCTTTCTAGTCCAACTGCTGAACTTCCCAGTTCTCCATTTGGACAAAGAGCAACAAAATCCAAAAAGCGAAAAGCACATAAAGGCAAAAACTGCATAATTTCTTAA